A part of Proteiniborus sp. DW1 genomic DNA contains:
- the sufC gene encoding Fe-S cluster assembly ATPase SufC has translation MNNNQLLYIKNLVASAEDKTILKGLNLKINKGETHVVMGPNGAGKSTLGNILMGNPQYKIDSGEIYFKGELINDIKVDERAKRGIFLSFQYPEEIPGVTVENFLRTSKMAVTGKSIFVSEFQKELREKMDLLKMPYEYKDRYLNLGFSGGEKKKNEILQMSILNPSLAILDETDSGLDVDAVRIIYEGISNLSDGERSFLVITHYNKILDYLEPDYVHILIDGKIAMTGDINLAKDIERMGYENFKKKLA, from the coding sequence ATGAACAATAATCAGTTACTATATATAAAAAATCTAGTAGCATCAGCTGAAGATAAAACAATATTAAAAGGTTTAAACCTAAAAATCAACAAAGGTGAAACACATGTAGTTATGGGACCAAATGGAGCAGGAAAATCTACATTAGGAAACATTTTAATGGGGAATCCCCAGTATAAAATCGATAGTGGAGAGATTTACTTTAAAGGTGAACTAATAAATGATATTAAAGTAGATGAAAGAGCAAAGAGAGGAATATTTCTCTCATTTCAATACCCTGAAGAAATTCCAGGAGTTACAGTAGAGAACTTTCTTAGAACATCTAAAATGGCAGTAACGGGAAAATCAATATTTGTATCAGAATTTCAAAAAGAACTAAGAGAAAAAATGGATTTATTAAAAATGCCCTATGAATACAAGGATAGATACTTGAATCTAGGATTTTCAGGGGGAGAGAAGAAGAAAAATGAAATACTGCAAATGTCTATATTAAATCCATCTTTAGCTATATTAGACGAGACTGATTCAGGTCTAGACGTAGATGCAGTAAGAATAATTTACGAAGGAATAAGCAATCTATCTGATGGAGAGAGGTCATTTTTAGTTATAACACATTATAACAAGATACTGGATTATTTAGAACCAGACTATGTTCATATTTTAATAGATGGAAAAATAGCTATGACAGGTGACATAAACCTTGCTAAGGATATAGAACGCATGGGTTATGAGAATTTTAAAAAGAAATTAGCTTAG